The genomic segment GCTACGATCAGCATGGCGCGCGCAGCTTCGACACGGGGGCCGCGACGCAGGCCTTCTTATCTCTTGACGGCACCAACCGCCTGGTGCAGTTCAACCAAGAGGCCGGCGGTGATTTCAATGACTGGTACAGCTTCCCCAGCGGTGGTCACCCGCCACGCGTGCAGGACGCCTATGCCACGCCGGGCGCCACGCCGAACCTGGGGGTCGAGCTCGCGGCGCTCGATGCCATCGGTTATACGCTGGGCCCGATTCCCGGGGACGTCACGCACGATGGCATCGTCAACGGCCTGGATATTCAACTGATCGCTAGCAGTTGGCTGGCAAGCAGCGCCAACGCCGCCGACGCCAATCATGACGGATCCGTTAACGGCCTGGATATCAACCTGGTTGCTTCACACTGGTTGCAGGGCGGTGGCGTTGGAAGCGGCGCGGGGGCTGGTCACGCAAATGCACCCGAGCCAGCCAGCCTGCTATTGGCCGTAATCTCCGCCTTGGGACTGATGCTGCACGTCAGCAAACGGCCATAACGTGCCCGATGTCCTTTGCCCGCAGAATGCCAAGGACTGTCACCGCAACAAATACCGTCCCGAAAATAGACCGTAACTAGCAGGGACATGCGGGGACCGTGTTTTTGCATTCAAAGCGCCACCGAATGCGTCGCGGCTCATGGCAGGCGCCACAATGTTCCGCTTCGTGAAGCCCACTGCAAATACTTACAGATCGGACGACTTCGAGTCGCCGAGAATGGCGACTCCGGAATTGGACCAGTGACGCTTCAGGTACTTCGGCAGCTTGCCGACGGTCATGCCGTCCACACCTGGAGCGCCCTTGTTGACATCAAATCGCTTGAGTGCCTTCCACAAGTTCTCGCGCTGGCACACCTGCTCCATCAACGAATCCGTCTGCGTCGGGCGCTGGGCTTCTCGCTTCGCCACGGGCAGTTCAATCCCTTCGACGGCGGCCGTCGGGGATTCACCCCTACTCTCCGCCGCGAAGGCCAGGAGCAACTGGTTCCTCCACCGCTTGCTGCGGATGAGTCGCGAGGCTTACTTGCCCCACTATTTACTCACTGCAGTCGCGGTAGGAGCCGTTCGGGCCATTAGAGCCGAGTAAGACTGCCAAGGTGGTCGATGCACTTCTCCTACTACGCTCTCTGCTGACTTCTGTGCCAAGGTCGGCGCGCCTTGCGGCCTTGCCCAGTCCTGCGACCAACGCTGCGCGTCGGTGCCCGGGACACGGCACAGATCAGTCAGGCTAAGTCTGACAACCTTCCTCGCGCGCCCCCGCCGGATTTACAGCCCTGGCCTTAGATTGACGGAGAGCTTCGACGTCTTATGTCGGCTCGTCCCACCAGCGCTGCCTACGATCCGATTCCCGTTCGTGGCGCCGCGAATTTGCTCCACGCGTCCTTCAGACGCATTCCTCGCGGCCACGCCCTTGCGCTTTGCTAATCCCGCACCTCCAATAAGGGACCTTCACCCTCAAGTTGGCAAACACGCCTGGCAAACAAAAAAAGCTGGGGACGACGTTATGCCGTCCCCAGCTTGAGTGCCCATCTCTTGGTCGCAGCTTATGGCAACTGCGACCTTGGTGTTCTGAGGAGCAGCCTCTCGCATTCGAGAGACAGTTCCTGCAAACCATTTACTTACGCCGTCTCCAAGCCAACAGCATGCCGAGGGCGCCCATGCCCGCCAGCACGAAAGTTCCTGGCTCGGGAACACGCGTGAAAGTCAGCGTGCCAGCGGTAAAGTTGAGGGTCGAGAACCCGTCATTGCCGGCGGCTGGCTGTCCAGCAAAGTTGTACGCGGTCCCACCAACGGCGAGGAAGTTACCAATTCCAGCAAGGTAGGTGTCCGGCAGCGTAATGTTGCCCTTGGTAATGATCTGGGCCAAAGGGACGGTCAAAACACCACCGACAAACTGGCCAGCCAAGGGTGCCTGGTCCAGCACATTTGCGCCCAACGGGCCAAACAGGCCAGTGTATCCCATGGTTGCGTTTACGCCTGCAACGGCGGCACCGCCTCCGGTGATGCCTGTAGCTTCGGGCTGGAATAGGTAGCCGGTTGCCCCGACGGCGGCTCCTGGCCCTTGGGCATAAACCCCCGATGGAGTATTCGCCGTGGTCACCGTACCGAACGTGTCGGCACTTTGATCTGCGGTAACCCCGTTGATACCTTGCAGCGATCCTGTACCACTAGAGTACCACCAGCTGTCCTTGTACACCTCGTTTGTGGTAGCAACGCTGCCTGGCGGGAAGCTAGGTCCACCTGACCCACCATTTCCGATGCTGTTCGGGCTGTTGAGGTCCAACGTGTTCCAGGCCGTTTGAATGTCCGGCACATTTGCCGCGCCAGCAGCCTGAATCGCGCCGAGGGTATTGCCAACGAATGACATGTTCTGCACGAACAAAGTAGAATCCGGATTGGCGGCAACGTCAGCGGCAGTCACCTGCACGCCGATCGTAAATGCCTTGGCGCCGGCGACGCCCGGAGCGTTGTTGACGGCCATAACAACCAATTGTATGGCCTGGGCAGAAGTGGCCATCGCAAGGATGACGGCCATGGCAAAAAATGCTCTTAATTTCACTGTGCATTCTCCTAGTTGATGCGCAAGCTAGAGATGGGTCTTAAGCGATTGAAGAACTTGCAACGCGTCACAATGCCATAGGTTAGCTTGACTTACCAGATAACCCACGGCCAGATGCCCCGAACTCAAATTCCGTTTTTTTCAGCTTATGAACCTGTTTTCATTAGCGTCCCACCACTGACCTTTGGCTCGCGAATACAAAACTACATCTTGCCTTCGTTCTCAGCCCATGCAGCCACAGCCCTCCGAGGACTGTCGGCCACTATATCGCAGCAAAACTTCTTTGCAATTGTTTTCTTTACTACTTTGTGCCCATGCGGCGTCGCGCGAGGGCGAGCCCCAAAGCGCCCAGTCCGAGTAGGACCACGGATCCTGGCTCGGGCACTGCCGTACCGCTACCACTGCCCGATCCACCGCCATTGCTCTGGAGCCAATGCGAGGCGATCTGGTTTATATCCAAACCATTAACCACGCCGTCGCCGTTGACGTCGCCGGCACCCATGCGGTTCGGATCAGTCGCCAGCCAATGTCCGGCAACTTGGTTGACGTCCAAACCGTTTACAACGCCGTCGCTGTTCGCATCGCCCTCGATGACGTTCGTCGAGAGGGCCGTGAACGTGGCCTGGAAGCGGAGATCAAAGTAGATGGCAGTACCGATGTTGGAACCATATCCCAAAGAGGTCAGGCTGCCTGCGGGAGCGGCACCGCCGCCGAACGGAATATCAGCCTGATAGGGAATGTGCAGTATGTAGCCCGGTAGAGGACTGGTGTTGGTTCCGGCACGCGTAATCCACCCCTGCGCCTGGGCGCCCGAGTAGTTGTTGTTGATACCGTCGATCCCGGTCTGCCCCCCCGTGGCTAGCAAGACCAGACTATAAAAGCTCGATTGCGTAAAGGCGTTGTTAACCGGATACCCACCGCCAAGAGCGTTGATCGTAGCCGAGGCCGAAGCGTCCGGAATATAGTTGTATGCCGCCGCGAGCACACCCGTAAAAGTGAGCTTGCTCGTGTCAAAACCCGGCACCGTACCGGCAGGATTGACCGAGGGATCGGTAATGTGCACCTGCGAGACTGGCACGGCGGTATTGCCCGAGCTGGCGTAACCGGCCGTATTCGTCAGGGCGATGCGTCCGGCAGTTCCCGTGCCATTCGGCCCCCCTCCGGCATCGGCAGGTCCACCACCCGGGACGGCACTCAGTGGCGCCGCCAAGGGGTTGCCGGCGGGGAAATTACTATTCCCAGACGCGCCAACAAGAGTCAACGCCGTCTGTGCCGGGGTCGGATTGCCATATGGCCCTCCCTGAGAGCCACCATTGTCGGATTCGGGCAGATAATTTCCGCTTTGGGCGAACGTGACGGTCGGATGGAACTGACTGTTAAAATCCGTCTGGTCAGGAGGATCAGCACCGAAATTCACATTGCTAAGGAAGCCCGTCGTCGTCGAAATGGTGCCGGCAGAACTTGTGACCAAGGAACTAGTATTACCCGCATACGGCCCCCAATTGGGAACCCCGACATCGTTCTGAGCGACGCCATTGTAAAGCTGAAGCCAAGTCGGGTTGCCATT from the Pirellulales bacterium genome contains:
- a CDS encoding PEP-CTERM sorting domain-containing protein, with product MAVILAMATSAQAIQLVVMAVNNAPGVAGAKAFTIGVQVTAADVAANPDSTLFVQNMSFVGNTLGAIQAAGAANVPDIQTAWNTLDLNSPNSIGNGGSGGPSFPPGSVATTNEVYKDSWWYSSGTGSLQGINGVTADQSADTFGTVTTANTPSGVYAQGPGAAVGATGYLFQPEATGITGGGAAVAGVNATMGYTGLFGPLGANVLDQAPLAGQFVGGVLTVPLAQIITKGNITLPDTYLAGIGNFLAVGGTAYNFAGQPAAGNDGFSTLNFTAGTLTFTRVPEPGTFVLAGMGALGMLLAWRRRK
- a CDS encoding dockerin type I domain-containing protein; protein product: NGNPTWLQLYNGVAQNDVGVPNWGPYAGNTSSLVTSSAGTISTTTGFLSNVNFGADPPDQTDFNSQFHPTVTFAQSGNYLPESDNGGSQGGPYGNPTPAQTALTLVGASGNSNFPAGNPLAAPLSAVPGGGPADAGGGPNGTGTAGRIALTNTAGYASSGNTAVPVSQVHITDPSVNPAGTVPGFDTSKLTFTGVLAAAYNYIPDASASATINALGGGYPVNNAFTQSSFYSLVLLATGGQTGIDGINNNYSGAQAQGWITRAGTNTSPLPGYILHIPYQADIPFGGGAAPAGSLTSLGYGSNIGTAIYFDLRFQATFTALSTNVIEGDANSDGVVNGLDVNQVAGHWLATDPNRMGAGDVNGDGVVNGLDINQIASHWLQSNGGGSGSGSGTAVPEPGSVVLLGLGALGLALARRRMGTK